Proteins from one Mesorhizobium sp. M9A.F.Ca.ET.002.03.1.2 genomic window:
- a CDS encoding DUF3606 domain-containing protein — protein sequence MADDKSKTKQDRKLVSSEEPYEVAAFAKKYGIPPSEAATIIKRYGPSRKKLDAHMASRNA from the coding sequence ATGGCCGACGACAAATCCAAGACCAAGCAGGATCGCAAGCTGGTTTCCAGCGAGGAGCCTTACGAAGTTGCGGCTTTTGCGAAAAAATACGGCATACCGCCGAGCGAGGCCGCGACCATCATCAAGCGGTACGGGCCTTCGAGGAAGAAGCTCGACGCGCATATGGCGAGCCGCAACGCCTGA
- a CDS encoding ABC transporter substrate-binding protein has translation MFFVMTTVADAADRKQILGIFYEGCENVCEGFKAGIKKSGFAADVTIIDLAQDKSRIPTAIAQARAMPADLVLTYGTNGTLGVIGTLDDTANPAFITEIPVVFVKVADPFGTHIAKGFEGSGRANVAGTFNRVPEAINIEIVRQYDPTFDKLGLLYNSNERNSAITAEELKKIAPTLGIELVALEIDPGNNGVPDIARIVERMAELREQGVRWLYVGSSSFLNANGELFTKTAVDNGIAVVSPYEPLVREHHAMLSIAARLEDVGRLAAEQALKILRDGATPGDLPIVRSTDFAYVVNMEVAKKLGRYPPFAFLQVAEAVNN, from the coding sequence GTGTTTTTCGTGATGACCACCGTGGCCGATGCGGCCGATAGAAAGCAGATACTGGGCATCTTCTACGAAGGGTGCGAAAATGTCTGCGAAGGGTTCAAGGCGGGGATCAAAAAGAGCGGCTTCGCCGCAGACGTGACGATCATCGATCTGGCACAGGACAAGTCGCGCATCCCCACCGCAATCGCCCAGGCGCGGGCTATGCCGGCCGATCTGGTGCTCACCTATGGCACGAACGGGACGCTTGGCGTCATCGGCACGCTGGACGATACGGCCAACCCTGCATTTATCACCGAGATTCCTGTTGTCTTCGTGAAAGTTGCTGACCCCTTCGGCACGCACATCGCCAAGGGCTTCGAAGGCAGCGGACGCGCCAATGTCGCCGGAACCTTCAACCGGGTGCCGGAAGCGATCAACATCGAGATCGTCCGCCAGTACGATCCGACGTTCGATAAGCTCGGCCTGCTCTACAACTCGAACGAACGCAATTCGGCGATCACGGCAGAAGAACTCAAGAAAATTGCGCCGACGCTCGGTATCGAGCTGGTCGCGCTCGAAATCGACCCCGGAAATAACGGCGTTCCCGACATTGCGCGGATTGTGGAGCGCATGGCCGAGTTGCGCGAGCAGGGAGTCCGGTGGCTTTACGTCGGATCGAGCTCGTTCCTGAACGCCAATGGCGAGTTGTTCACGAAGACGGCCGTCGACAACGGCATCGCCGTAGTCAGCCCATATGAGCCGCTGGTGCGCGAGCATCACGCGATGCTCTCCATTGCGGCGCGGCTGGAAGACGTCGGACGTCTCGCAGCGGAACAAGCGCTCAAGATCCTGCGCGACGGAGCGACCCCCGGCGATCTTCCGATCGTGCGGTCAACCGACTTCGCCTATGTCGTGAACATGGAGGTCGCCAAAAAGCTGGGCCGCTATCCTCCATTCGCTTTCCTGCAAGTGGCCGAGGCGGTGAACAACTGA
- a CDS encoding EAL domain-containing protein, translating to MAEKKNRDGEFWELALERAHLGVWDWDLRTGECFYSTMWSQMLGYGEGELAETSDLWLQLTHPDDRERATASGERHIAGLTGSIETELRLKHKSGDWVWVLDRGGVVERDAEGKPVRLMGVQTDITKQKQAEHELEQVNVRFRLALAASGTGIWHHDLATRKSYWDERTREIFGFVADTDEVPHDLWHSYLHPDDKDDTERAHMVPLQTQKVVAVQYRIIKRDGEVRHVESLLRFIADAQSSGQILGTVRDVTEAKQREQELAHAAHYDALTGLLNRAAFDRLLAYHIATARPLAVFYVDLDYFKALNDFAGHAAGDLALKSVAEGILGCLPPSAHAARLGGDEFALLVPDCDARQAEKLAGAVLAAVRDAEPGSAASRKLAASIGIAHVADRTTTVADALACADDACYAAKAAGRNRFAVFSPETTSGTSGLNAARLAADTVDAMEDGRLKLFGQEIHRLGKPWDESRHAEVLARLVGRNGRLIPPGEFIPAAERFGVASRLDRWIIRTALSLHGPALKSGALTLGFNLSAQTLSDPQLWDFVDAVIDETGAPHSGIGFEITETAAVTNFTAAEQFVRKARERRCRVSLDDFGAGMSSFEYLRRFPVDAIKIDGSFIEHIAQSRFDREIVSANIGRGWRRPDTSPVMPENKSEREGREK from the coding sequence ATGGCTGAGAAGAAGAATCGCGACGGAGAGTTCTGGGAGCTTGCGCTCGAACGCGCGCATCTTGGCGTGTGGGACTGGGATCTGAGGACCGGAGAGTGCTTCTACTCGACAATGTGGTCGCAAATGCTCGGCTATGGCGAGGGAGAGCTTGCCGAGACAAGCGATCTCTGGCTGCAGCTGACGCATCCTGACGATCGCGAGCGGGCGACGGCGAGCGGCGAACGCCACATTGCCGGCCTGACCGGTTCGATCGAGACCGAGCTCAGGCTGAAGCACAAATCCGGCGATTGGGTATGGGTTCTCGATCGCGGCGGGGTGGTCGAGCGCGACGCGGAAGGCAAGCCCGTCCGGCTGATGGGCGTCCAGACCGACATCACCAAGCAGAAGCAAGCGGAACACGAGCTTGAACAGGTGAATGTGCGCTTTCGCCTGGCACTGGCGGCCAGCGGCACCGGCATCTGGCATCACGATCTGGCGACACGCAAAAGCTACTGGGACGAGCGCACCAGGGAGATCTTCGGGTTTGTCGCCGACACCGACGAGGTGCCGCACGACCTCTGGCACAGTTATCTGCATCCCGACGACAAGGACGACACCGAGCGGGCCCACATGGTGCCGTTGCAAACGCAAAAGGTCGTCGCCGTGCAATACCGGATCATCAAGCGGGACGGCGAGGTCCGGCACGTCGAATCGCTGCTGCGCTTCATTGCCGACGCTCAATCGTCAGGTCAGATCCTCGGCACGGTGCGCGACGTCACCGAGGCGAAGCAACGCGAGCAGGAGCTTGCCCACGCGGCCCATTACGACGCGCTGACCGGCCTTTTGAATCGCGCCGCATTCGACCGGCTGCTGGCCTACCATATCGCAACGGCGCGCCCGCTTGCGGTCTTCTACGTCGATCTCGACTACTTCAAGGCCCTGAACGACTTCGCCGGCCACGCCGCCGGCGACCTCGCGCTGAAAAGCGTCGCCGAGGGCATTCTGGGCTGTCTGCCGCCGTCGGCGCATGCCGCGCGGCTCGGCGGCGACGAGTTCGCGCTGCTGGTGCCCGATTGCGACGCACGGCAAGCCGAAAAGCTGGCCGGCGCCGTTCTCGCGGCGGTTCGCGACGCCGAACCCGGCTCGGCGGCGTCGCGCAAGCTCGCGGCCAGTATCGGCATCGCCCATGTCGCCGACCGGACCACCACGGTGGCCGACGCGCTCGCCTGCGCCGACGACGCCTGCTATGCGGCCAAGGCCGCCGGGCGCAATCGCTTCGCGGTGTTCTCCCCTGAGACAACATCCGGGACCAGTGGCCTCAATGCGGCGCGGCTGGCGGCCGACACCGTCGATGCCATGGAAGACGGAAGGCTGAAACTGTTCGGCCAGGAAATCCATCGGCTTGGAAAACCCTGGGACGAGAGCCGCCATGCCGAGGTCCTCGCGCGGCTGGTCGGACGCAACGGGCGGCTGATCCCGCCGGGCGAGTTCATCCCGGCGGCGGAGCGGTTCGGCGTTGCCTCGCGGCTCGATCGCTGGATCATCAGGACTGCGCTCTCGCTTCATGGTCCGGCGCTGAAATCGGGGGCGCTCACGCTCGGCTTCAACCTGTCGGCGCAGACGCTGAGCGACCCGCAGCTCTGGGATTTCGTCGACGCCGTCATCGACGAGACCGGGGCACCGCATTCCGGCATTGGCTTCGAGATCACGGAAACCGCCGCGGTCACCAATTTCACTGCCGCCGAACAGTTCGTCCGCAAGGCGCGCGAGCGGCGCTGCCGCGTCAGCCTCGACGATTTCGGAGCGGGGATGAGCTCGTTCGAATATCTCCGGCGCTTTCCCGTCGATGCGATCAAGATCGACGGTTCCTTCATCGAGCATATTGCGCAAAGCCGCTTCGACCGTGAGATCGTCTCGGCCAATATCGGGCGCGGCTGGCGGCGCCCGGACACTTCGCCGGTCATGCCTGAGAACAAATCGGAACGGGAGGGGCGGGAGAAATAA
- a CDS encoding Lrp/AsnC family transcriptional regulator, with amino-acid sequence MLDSLDRKIVAALERDARISFAALADEVGLSKTPCWKRVKALEDAGIIRGYSTRVDPAKLGFGIEAFIQVSIDFELSEAFEAAVQAHPLIRRCHATTGEADYLLQIVTVDMMALDRMLRVELSRLPGVRRTITSMAMREIKGDISFANAVGHTQKTP; translated from the coding sequence ATGCTGGACAGCCTCGACCGGAAGATCGTCGCGGCGCTGGAGCGCGATGCTCGAATCTCCTTCGCGGCGCTCGCCGACGAGGTTGGCTTGAGCAAGACGCCGTGCTGGAAGCGGGTCAAGGCGCTGGAGGACGCCGGCATCATCCGCGGCTACTCGACTCGCGTCGACCCGGCGAAACTCGGCTTCGGCATCGAAGCCTTCATCCAGGTGTCGATCGATTTCGAGCTTTCCGAAGCCTTCGAGGCAGCGGTCCAGGCACACCCGCTGATCCGGCGCTGCCACGCCACGACAGGCGAGGCCGACTATCTCCTGCAGATCGTGACGGTCGACATGATGGCGCTGGACAGGATGCTGCGCGTCGAGCTCAGCCGCCTGCCCGGCGTGCGCCGGACGATCACCTCGATGGCCATGCGCGAGATCAAGGGGGACATTTCTTTCGCCAATGCCGTCGGACATACGCAGAAGACGCCTTAG